GTGCCCACGCCGTAATCCTTGATCAGCTCGGTGGCATAGATGCTGGCCGAGGGAATGCCCATGCCGTGCGCCATTACCGACAGCCGGCGGCCGCGGTAGCTGCCGGTGTAGCCAAACACATTACGCACTGAGGTCACCTGCACTGCGTCCTGCAGATAGGTTTCCGCGATCAGCCTGGCGCGCAGCGGGTCGCCCGGCATCAGCACGATGTCGGCGAAATCGCCTTGTTCCGCGCCAATATGCGGTGTTGCCATGTTTCAGCCTCCTGGTATTGCCCGGCGGCGCCCGTTACACGGCAGCCGCGGCCTGTGCCGCGCGGGATCGGTGCGCCAGGCACCGCCGGGTGGTCGCGCCGGGGAAACGTCCGTATCCGTCCGTGTATTTCCCCGGCACAAAAATCATGACGCCAGAAACGACGTCCCGTAGTCCATCGCTGGCAGCCCCAGCCAGGCGGCCACGCTCTGACCGATGTCGGCGAAGCTGGCGCGCTCGCCGATGCTGCCCGCCGCCACCTGCCGGCCGTAGCACAGCACCGGAATATGCTCGCGGGTGTGGTCGGAACCCGGCCAGGTCGGGTCGCAGCCGTGGTCGGCGGTGAGGATCACGATATCGTCGTCGCCCAGCCGTGCCAGCAACTCCGGCACGCGCGCGTCGAAGGCTTCCAGCGCGCGGGCATAGCCCGCCACATCGCGGCGATGACCGTAGCTGGAGTCGAAATCGACGAAGTTGGTGAAGATGATGCTGTGGCCGGGCGTGGCATCCATTGCCGCCAGGGTTTGCTGCCACAGCTCGTCCAGCCCGGTGGCTTTCACCTTGCGGGTGATGCCGATGTGGGCATAGATGTCGGCGATCTTGCCGATGGACACCACTTCGCCACCGGCCTCGGCCAGCTTCTGCAGTACGGTGGGCGCCGGTGGCGGCAGTGCAAGGTCCTTGCGGTTGCCGGTGCGCACAAAGCTGCCCGGCGCATCGCCAACAAAGGGCCGCGCGATCACGCGGCCGATGTTGTACGGCGCCAGCAGGCGGCGGGTGATGTCGCACAGCGCGTACAGCCGCTGCAGCCCGAACGTCTGCTCATGGCAGGCGATCTGGAACACCGAATCGGCCGAGGTATAGAAGATGGGCTTGCCGCTGGCCATGTGCTCCGCGCCCAGGCGGTCGATGATCTCGGTGCCGCTGGCGTGGCAGTTGCCCAGCCAGCCCGGCAGAACGGCCTCGCGCATGATGGCGGCCAGCAGTGCCGGCGGAAAGCTGTTCTCCCGCGCGCTGAAATAGCCCCAGTCGAACAGCACCGGCACGCCGGCGATCTCCCAGTGCCCGGACGGCGTGTCCTTGCCGCTGGACAGCTCGCGCGCATAGCCGTAGGCGGCAATCGGCGCCGCGCGCGCCATGCCCGCAGGGAAATAAGCGGAGGACAGCTCACAGGCATGCGCCAGCCCCAGCGCCGATAGATTGGGCAAGCACAGCGGCCCGCTGCGGCCGACGTTGGCCGCACCACTGGCGGCAGCGCGGGCAATGCTGCCCAGGGTATTGCTGCCGACATCACCGAAGCGGTCGGCATCGGCACTGGCGCCGATGCCCAGCGAATCCAGCACCAGCAGGATGGCGCGTCGCTTGCTCATGGCAGTCTCCTTGGCTGTTCTGTGCTGCTGTCATCGCGCATCATCGCGCCATGGCCAGGGTGCGGCAAGCGCCTCAGTAGCCGCGGCCGGGTGCCGCCGCCTGGCCGGCGATCACCGCCTGCAGATTGGCCAGCAGGCCGGAGGCGCCAAAGCGGAAGTGCGCCGGCGTCAGCCAGGCGGCCCCCATGATGTCCCGCGCCAGTTGCAGGTAGACGGCGGCATCGGCCAGCGTGCGCACCCCGCCCGCCGCCTTGAAGCCGGCGTCGCGGCCGCTGTCACGTATCGCCTGCAGCATGATGCGCGCGGCTTCCGGCGTGGCATTCACCGCCACCTTGCCGGTGGAAGTCTTGAGAAAATCGGCGCCGGCTGCCAGCGCGATCTCGCTGGCCTGGCGAATGGCCGCCGGGCTGGCCAGCTCGCCGCTTTCGATGATCACTTTCAGCAGCCGCCCATCGCAGGCGACCTTGCAGGCCGACACCAGCTCGGCGCCTAGCGCGGCATTGCCAGCCAGCAGCGCGCGCCAGGGGAACACCACGTCCACCTCGTCGGCGCCGTAGGCGATGGCGGCACGGGTCTCCGCCACCGCGATGGCGATGTCACCGTCGCCATGCGGGAAGTTGGCCACCGTGGCCACCCGCACCTGCGGCAGGCCGGCGGCGGCCAGCGCCTTGCGCGCGTCCGCCACGAAGCGCGGGTAGACGCATACCGCCGCCACGGTGCCGGCAGCGCTGCCGGCCTGGGCGCACAGTGCACGCACCGTGTCGCGCGTGTCGTCATCGTTCAGAGTGGTGAGATCCATCAGCGACAGCGCCAGCCGCGCCGTGTTTACCGCGTCCTGCATGTCTGCCTCCCCAAGGTTGGCCGCATGCGGCCAACCTTGTCGCACCTTAGACGCGGCGTGCTTCCTGCACCCCGCGCACTTCCATCACATGCGCCAGTACGCGGCTGATGTCGCGCACGTGGCGCACCTCCACCGTGAAGCGCAGTTTGGCCTTCTGGTTGCGCGACAGGGTGTTGACGCCGATGACGTTGAGCTTCTCGCGCGAGAACACGTCGGAAATATCGCGCAGCAGCCCCGGGCGATCGGCGGCGTGCACCTCCAGGTCGATGGGGAACACGCTGCTCTTCTGCTCGCCCCAGTCGGCGGAGATCAGCCGCTCCGGCGCATCGGCCGACAGGCGCTTGAGGGTGATGCAGTTGCTGCGGTGAATGGAGATGCCGCGGCCACGGGTGACGAAGCCCACCACGCTGTCCGGCGGCGCCGGCTTGCAGCATTTGGCGAGGATGGTCATCAGGTTGCCCACGCCTTCGATCAGCACGCCGCCGGCATCATGGCTGCCCTTGCTGCGGCGGATGATGTCGTCGGCGGTCAACTCCACCACCGGCGGCGGCGCAAAGCTTTCGATGGCGTTGACCATCGCACGCAGGCTCACTTCGCCGTGGCCGATGGCGCCGTATAGCTCGTCCAGCCGGTCGTAGCCCAGCTTCTCGGCCAGTGCCGACAGATTGGGCTGCACATGCGGGTGGCGCGCCAGCTCGCGCTCGAAAACCTGCCGGCCGCTCTCGCGCACCGCGTCGGCATTCTGCTGGCGGATGAACTGGCGGATCTTGGAGATGGCGCGCGGGCTCTTCACCCAGCCTTCGTGCAGCCAGTTCACCGACGGGCCGCCATCCTTGGCGGTGAGAATCTCCACCCGCTGGCCGTTCTGCAGCGGGGTGGACAGCGGCACGATATTGCCTTCCACCTTGGCGCCGCGGCAGCGGTGGCCCACGTCGGTGTGCAGCGAGTAGGCAAAGTCGATGGGGGTGGCGCCATGCGGCAGCGCCAGCACCCGGCCCTGCGGCGTCAGCACGTAGATGGTGTCGGAGAACAGTTCGGTCTTGAAGGCGTCGGCCAGGTCGTCCTTGTCGGAGCCGGACATTTCCTCGCGCCAGTCCAGCAGTTGGCGCAGCCAGGAGATTTTCTCCTCGTACTGCGCATCGCCCTGCCCGCCTTCCTTGTAACGCCAGTGCGCCGCCACGCCGAACTCGGCGTGCTCGTGCATTTCGAAGGTGCGGATCTGCACCTCCACGCCGCGGTCTTCCGGGCCGATCACCGCGGTGTGCAGGCTGCGGTAGTCGTTGGCCTTGGGGTTGCTGATGTAGTCGTCGAACTCGCCGGGAATCGGCTGCCACATGCTGTGGATCAGGCCCAGCACGGTGTAGCAGTCCGGCAGCCGCTCCACCAGGATGCGCACCGCGCGAATATCGTACAGCTCGGAGAAATCGAGCCGTTTCTTCTTCATCTTCTTCCAGATGGAATAGATGTGCTTGGGCCGCCCGGCCACTTCACCCTTGATGCCGGCCTTTTTCAGCTCGGCGCGCAGGGTGTCCAGCACGCGCTCGATATAGTCGATGCGCTCCAGCCGGCGCTCGTCCAGCAGCTTGGCAATCTTCTTGTACTGCTCCGGCTCGGTATGGCGAAAGCCCAGGTCTTCCAGCTCCCACTTGATCTGCCACACCCCCAGGCGGTTGGCCAGCGGCGCGAACAGGTCCAGCGTTTCCTGCGCGATCTGCCGCCGCACGCGCTCGTCCGGCACCTCGGCCAGGTAGTGCATGGTCTGGGTGCGCCAGGCCAGCTCGATCAGCACCACGCGGATGTCGGCCACCATCGCCAGCAGCATCTTGCGCATGGTTTCCGCCTGCCTGGCACGATCGTCCGGCGTAGCCAGCTTGTCGATGCGCGCCAGTTCGGTGAGGCGCTGCACACGGTTGCCGCCTTCCACCAGCGTCAGCACGGTGCGGTTGAAGCCCTTGGGCAGCCATTCCTGCCAGTCGCTGCGGTATTCCGGCACCGCGAACAACAGCGTGGCAGCAATCGCATCCGGCAGCAGGTTGAGATCGGCCACGATAGCGGCGGCAGCCACCGCGTGGCTGAACACGTCCTCGCCGGTGTGCGGCAGGGTCTTGCCGGCGTACAGCTCGCGCGCGGCATCAAAGGCGCGGGTCAGCATGGCGCGCTCCTCGCTGCTGAGCGAGGCGCCAAGGTGGGCCAGCCAGTTGGCTGGATCGGCGGCGTCGGCCAGGGTA
This Vogesella sp. LIG4 DNA region includes the following protein-coding sequences:
- a CDS encoding bifunctional (p)ppGpp synthetase/guanosine-3',5'-bis(diphosphate) 3'-pyrophosphohydrolase, whose protein sequence is MVSVVRSVADTLADAADPANWLAHLGASLSSEERAMLTRAFDAARELYAGKTLPHTGEDVFSHAVAAAAIVADLNLLPDAIAATLLFAVPEYRSDWQEWLPKGFNRTVLTLVEGGNRVQRLTELARIDKLATPDDRARQAETMRKMLLAMVADIRVVLIELAWRTQTMHYLAEVPDERVRRQIAQETLDLFAPLANRLGVWQIKWELEDLGFRHTEPEQYKKIAKLLDERRLERIDYIERVLDTLRAELKKAGIKGEVAGRPKHIYSIWKKMKKKRLDFSELYDIRAVRILVERLPDCYTVLGLIHSMWQPIPGEFDDYISNPKANDYRSLHTAVIGPEDRGVEVQIRTFEMHEHAEFGVAAHWRYKEGGQGDAQYEEKISWLRQLLDWREEMSGSDKDDLADAFKTELFSDTIYVLTPQGRVLALPHGATPIDFAYSLHTDVGHRCRGAKVEGNIVPLSTPLQNGQRVEILTAKDGGPSVNWLHEGWVKSPRAISKIRQFIRQQNADAVRESGRQVFERELARHPHVQPNLSALAEKLGYDRLDELYGAIGHGEVSLRAMVNAIESFAPPPVVELTADDIIRRSKGSHDAGGVLIEGVGNLMTILAKCCKPAPPDSVVGFVTRGRGISIHRSNCITLKRLSADAPERLISADWGEQKSSVFPIDLEVHAADRPGLLRDISDVFSREKLNVIGVNTLSRNQKAKLRFTVEVRHVRDISRVLAHVMEVRGVQEARRV
- a CDS encoding phosphopentomutase, with the protein product MSKRRAILLVLDSLGIGASADADRFGDVGSNTLGSIARAAASGAANVGRSGPLCLPNLSALGLAHACELSSAYFPAGMARAAPIAAYGYARELSSGKDTPSGHWEIAGVPVLFDWGYFSARENSFPPALLAAIMREAVLPGWLGNCHASGTEIIDRLGAEHMASGKPIFYTSADSVFQIACHEQTFGLQRLYALCDITRRLLAPYNIGRVIARPFVGDAPGSFVRTGNRKDLALPPPAPTVLQKLAEAGGEVVSIGKIADIYAHIGITRKVKATGLDELWQQTLAAMDATPGHSIIFTNFVDFDSSYGHRRDVAGYARALEAFDARVPELLARLGDDDIVILTADHGCDPTWPGSDHTREHIPVLCYGRQVAAGSIGERASFADIGQSVAAWLGLPAMDYGTSFLAS
- the deoC gene encoding deoxyribose-phosphate aldolase, producing the protein MQDAVNTARLALSLMDLTTLNDDDTRDTVRALCAQAGSAAGTVAAVCVYPRFVADARKALAAAGLPQVRVATVANFPHGDGDIAIAVAETRAAIAYGADEVDVVFPWRALLAGNAALGAELVSACKVACDGRLLKVIIESGELASPAAIRQASEIALAAGADFLKTSTGKVAVNATPEAARIMLQAIRDSGRDAGFKAAGGVRTLADAAVYLQLARDIMGAAWLTPAHFRFGASGLLANLQAVIAGQAAAPGRGY